The Babylonia areolata isolate BAREFJ2019XMU chromosome 24, ASM4173473v1, whole genome shotgun sequence genomic interval AACGAAGCATCGATATCGCAGCACTCAGTGAAGTTTGCCTCTCTGAAGAATGCAAAGAGAGCATGGGGCAGTCTTCAGCCGTTACTTGCCAGGATAACCAAAGGAAGAAATGTGCCTCGAAGGTGTCGCCTTCATGGTCAGAGAAACTATTGCAGAACTTCCAGGCAGACCTTGTGGACCGTGTGTTCTACTCAGACCTGAGGAATGTCCTGCAAGCTGTCCCACCAAGCGACAAAGTCACCTAGCTTTGCGACTTGGACGTTGCAGTTTGGCCGTGATGGTAATATCTGGAAAGATGTTGTGGGGGAGGCATAGAGTAGGGAAGTGCAATAATAAAGATCGTCTGTTACTTGAATTCTGTGCAGAAatggtcatcaccaacatcatctttCAACAGAGAGACCACCCTAGAGATAAaaattatttctaaaaaaaatataaaacaaaaaacataaatgtaACCACGATGGAAATTTCGGTATCTCGCataccaagtggagtgatggcctagaggtaacgcgtccgcctaggaagcgagagaatctgagcgcgctggttcgaatcacggctcagctgccgatattttctccccctccactagaccttgagtggtggtctggacgctagtcattcgataagccgaggtcccgtgtgcggcatgcacttagcgcacgtaaaagaacccacggcgactaaagggttgttcctggcaaaattctgtagaaaaatccacttcgataggaaaaacaaataaaactgcaggcaggaaaaaatagaaaaaaacgggtggcgctgtagtgttgcgacgcactctccctggggagagcagctcgaatttcacacagaaaaatcagttgtgataaaaagagaaatacaaaataccatATTCTTGTTCGTCAACAAGACATGGCGGACGTGTTTCACACCAGAGTGATGCCAAGTGCTGAATGTCACAAAGACCATCGTCTCGTCCTTTGCAAGGTCAACATCTGTTTCAAGCCCAAAACCTAAACAAAAGATTGCGTGGCAGTGTACTTAAACAGACCTCGGCAAGACACAATTACAGGTAAATCTGCAGAACAAACTGGAAAGTGATGAGAATTCAGCCTAAAGCACTTTATACCACTTCCAGAACGATGTGCTACACGGTCGCCCGGGAAACACTTGGGTTCTCATCCGAGACAAATCAAAACTGGTTCGACGAGAACAACAAGGAAATCCAGGAACTcattccagagaaaaaaaaatcaacatgctAAACCTACATGGCTCTCCCATATTCCTCCAAAGAAACAAATATGCTACTCTCCGACTCTCATGTAGCAAACTCAAGGCATGCTCCGTGACATCCAAAACAATTGGTGGACAGACCTTGCACAGAGAACTCAGATGTACGCAGGAACTGCGACTTTTCTACCAGGCCATGACAGCAGTGTACGGCGACACCTTCCAAACACTGAGTCCTCCTCGAGGTTCGGATGGAGAGAACCTATTGACCAAGAAGGATTTCATCTTAAACCGCTGTTCAAAACATGTCCAAAGCCTTTTCAGTGGCAGCAGGCTGTGAAACACTAACTCGATGAGCCCGCAACGGTCCAAGAAACCATAGAAACCATCAACCTACTGAATAATGGCAAAAAGCCACAGGAGCTGACAAAGCCATGGTGTTGATCACCCTCCTTTACTTCTCTGAGACTTGAGTCTTGTGCCAGAGTGACATCCGCCTCCTGGAAAGATTCCACCAATGCTGCCTCTGCACCGTCTGGGGGTTCCATTGGAGTGATAACATCACCAACGTTGAGGTGCTCAGGAAAGCGAAAGTCACCAGCATCAAAGCCATACTGTTGAAGACACGTCTCCAGAATGGAAGACCAACACCTACCCAAGATCGTTCTACATCTAGTCAGTGCAACAGAGGAGCACCCCAGAAGCTGTacaaagacatactgaagaaGCCCCTCATAACCAGTGACTTCAATCCCTGCCAATGGACTACACAAGCTACACCACCCACCAAGCCACCTGGACCTTCGAGGCAAGTGTCATTCCAGTCTTGAGGAGAAGAGGACAAGGCGGAAAAACAGTGGACAAACAGGACGCACCCAAAGACCAGACATTCCCCAGCAGCCACTTAGAAAAGTCTGCTGATCTCGAGACAGACTCATCAGCCATCGGTGTTCTTGTGCACGAAAAGGACAAAACTGATATGACCTTCACATATATCTTTGACAAAGTGATGCAGTTGAGAAAGTATTTCAATACCACAAATTTCAAACTGAATTGTGAATAGAGATAAATACTCGATCTTGAAGGATACATTACAtatgtttgaaaaataaatcatatattaactcaaacacacacataaacacacacacacacacacacacacacacacacacacacacacacgcacgcacgcacgcacgcacgcacgcacgcacgcactgtccTTCCAGCCAGCATACCTGATCAGGCTCTGTGAGCCAGGTAGGGCTGCCGGATCTCCTCCGTAGATCGCTTTCCCCACAAAGTCTGAGCTGGTCAAAGCAATCAtggtgatgacagaaaatgagaaGTAGGTTGTCAAGAAGATCAGAAAGACCTTTGTCTTGAAGCCTCTCTCACAACAACGAGACTGAatctcaggtacagccagttcaGGTGTATCTTCCAGAGTCTGCTTAGACTCCCGGCGTTCAGGCACGTCCTTCATGGTAGTGGTCCTTGCCTCCAGGTGATCTGGAATGCTGGAAAGGGAGTCTGTCCTCTCGTACGACACAGAAGCAGAAGCAATCCAAGATCTTTCCTGCTCCGACTCTTCCATCACACCCCTTTCATCCTCCAGCAGTGGGGTACGTTCTGTTGATCTGTGGTAAATGCGATGATCAAGAGACTGACTGCGCTGATGTTCACCACGAATCGCCATACTCTGGTCAAAGTGGATAGAGCCAGCCCCTAAAGATCGGAAGCTATTCTCTAAAGCGTCCAGAATGACACTTCGGGAAAGAGTTTCTTCATGATGGGGTTTAGCCTCGTGAACCAGAGAGTTCTGGGGCTTAGGAATGACAACAGCATCTTCTGCAGAGGAACTGTGGAGTTTGAGCATTCTGTGGACAGtgaggagagaaatggagaggccCACGATCGTGAAGATGGTGACTACCACGGCTTGGACTGTGCTCTGTATGGTCAGTCTGGCCCTGGAGAAATGGGTGGGACATAAAcaaagtattgatttttttttttaatctgaacatTATCATGGACATGATACACTAAATCGTCACTATTACCATTGAATTCAAAACCCAAACCTTATTCTGATCATTGTCAAAAATAGTCATGGACCTCATTTGCAAACGATGAAGACGTGAGTGACTCCAAAGATGAGAACGTAGCccaaaggcagacacacaaataagGTCACATTGTAGGCAAGCAATATCGGGTGATGTGTCTTATGTCCTCTTCGCGGGATTGAAGCTTCTGGTACAGGTCCTGAATACATATCTCCTCAAACGCCTAAACTCCCTAGCTGACAGCCATTCgtcatgtgctttgttttgttgcaagGGATTCAAGCCCGAGGATGTGATGTCTGCAGGCCACAATGAAAGCTTTCAGACAGTCCTTGAAGCATTTCAGCGGTcttctgatgttttttttgtttttttgtttgtttgttgtttttttttaccaggcaTATGGTAAGTTCTGGCAGGTCTGTTTCGTTCAGTGCTGCAAGAGCACTGTCATCTGCATATAGAAGTCCCGTACAACAGCCTTCATGACTGGTTTTTACCTGCATATGTTTCAGGTTTTGGAAACGGCCATCACATCTGTGGTGGTCAGAAACCAAACATTGGTGCGGGAAAGGGTGGTCAATAGCTTAGTTTCAAACTGGCCTCTCAGATGCCGTATTATCGATATCACTCTTTTCAGTGTGCAGCTGAGTGTGCACGTGCCAGAGCCATTCAGTTTCTTCATGCTGGCAAAAACTTCTTGGAGTTACACTTGTCAGCATATGGCTGTAGTTCTGCAGCCTTTGCTTCCCACTTCCGCAGGCTTTGTTTCCCACTTCTTGTCTTTCATCTATCTCAACTCAGTCTGGACTTTGGCCCTGAGGTGCTCGAGGTGGTTGTGTTTGGTTGGAGACTCCTTGTCACTGACCCAGTTTGTAAATGATTCTATTTTTCTTGGGTTAGGCTGATGATCTTTTGTTATTGCTGTCAAATAAGTCCTGATGTTTCCACTCTGAGCAGCAAAGAGTGAGTTCAGCATCACTGTAGACTGCATCCCGGAAACCGACACAGGCTGTCTCTGAGATGTCTGCTGGTAGAATCCCAAGCTTCCTTGATTGTAGGGTTGGCAAGTCTCTGGACATCCAGCTTCTTCTTGGTATAAGCTTTTTGGCACTTGTGTCAGCTGGCCATGGAAGAGGACAACTAACTCCTCGGGAGCATGCGGTCTGTCCAGCAGTTCACTACCCTCAATGCTCTTGTGATCTTAATGTCCTAGATGTCTCGGCGTCTGGTGATCACGTGGTCAGTCAGGTGCCAGTGTCTGGAATGGGGATGTACCCACGTGGTCCTGTGAATGTCAGGTTGGTACAAGGTTATTGGTGATGGTTAGACCATGTTtggcacacaaaataaaaatcCCAGGCCGTTTGAATTTCTTTATGGCCATAAGTGAATGTAGCCAGATCTAGCTTCGGTGATCCCTTCAATATCTGCCAGGCGTGTTTCACTGAGAgtggtattgttggtgttttACCTCTGTACTTCGCGACCAACTAGTGCTGTTCAATGTTCTGGTCTGCGACAATATTTGTTGTCCGTCAGTGTCATAATGTTCCTGGCTCCAAAGTGTACTTCTATCGGGTCTTTTCGTTTCCTTCGTGAAAGTTTTCTTACCGTTTTATCCGAAACTGTAGACGTCAAGCCAGCTGTGGTGTGCTGACAGGATAAGAAGTGACAAGTTGTCTGTATCACTTTTTTCTAGACCATGAGCAGTGCCATGATAATGGTGCACAACATCATCTTTATAACCATTAGAATTAAAACATCATCCTGGTTCTGATCATTATAGTAAATATCGTGCGTATGAGAACTAGTGAGGATTTTTTAAACTTACGCCCCCAAACCTAAATCTATCTCCAACGCAAATCATTTGCTAAGGTAAAAGATAAAACCAAGACTGGCTGATGGTGCTTCTTCCCATTATTTATTCACAACAAAGACATACTCTcaacactctttgtctgtctctgtctgcctgtctgtctgtctctttccacaaGGTACGGAAGAACAATCAATTTTGCATAccggtgtgcgtgcatgtgcgcaattgtgcgtgtgcgcgcacgagtgtgtgtgtgtgtgtgtgtgtgtgtgtgcgtgtgcgtgtttatgcgtttgtgtgtgtgtgttacgttaaGCAAAACGAACCCTTCAATATAGGACAAGCCAAACATTGATCCGAAATCCACCAACGCTAGTGATGTCGTGGACACCCCTCCAGCCGAAGCGATCACAAGCCCGATGATCAACAAAGAGCTGTGTTCAGAGCGAGGGCCGCACGTCAGCACGAAGGATTTGACGCAGGAGCTGGAAGCATCAAACCCGATGTCCAGCAGAATGAAACCCAGAAGGCCAAGGCCAGCTTTGAACGGTATCTGGAGACATTGTATACGTATGTGTCAGCGTGTGGCAGAAAGTTGTTCACAGTCACTGTATCCTAAGTAATCTTTTGCTTACTTATGTAAACAAAACGAGTCTATGGAATAAACTGGCGTTTCGgttgagtgtgtgtctatgtttgtgtgtggctgtgcgtttatatgtgtatttgtgcgtttgtgtctgtgtgtttgtgtgtgactgtgtgtttatgtctgtgagtccatggtaaactttaagaaAACAAtgtctcttgaaatactttgtctgccaatactagTTTTGGAAtatacaaaatgaaagaaaaaagcctTGATactcataccaatgataggttgtaaaTCTTCCGGATTAAACCGTAATTCCTGATTGTAACTGTTTTTATTTCGTTGAGGACCTTGTTCCAGAAAATTTATTGGACTCTTCCCAGTAAGTTGCCAAAACATTTGTTTGGGTTTCAGGACatcatgacatcgtttttcttgatcaaaacaaaagaaacaaaaactttaTTATGCATAGAAtgacaccatcgacgtgtttactgcatatgaatatcttAGTGGTTGCTGAATCAACTAGAATGAACCTTTTCTTCAGTTGAATCTACCGAACCTCTCAGTTTCAGTAGCGTACACTGGCCTGCGCAGATCTGGAGAAATTGGCAACATGTTGCGATTTGGAGGAAACGGCAACATGTTGCTTGACTGAAgtgaacttttaaaaaaattcctAAATAATCAGGATATGTTGaaacaacatgatttaaacggtggtGTTCCTAAACATTATCTCTTTTCACCCTAGTTCCGAATTTGGAAAAGAATTATCGCCACATTATGAGTAATATTGACAAAGCGAGTTTACTGCTGAAGAACTCACAAAATACGTCGTGAATTAGTCGAATGCTGCACGTTACCTTCTAATCATAAAGAGTTACACATCTAAATACCGCCAGCCATAACGTGGACGATAACGTGTAAGAACATGGCGGCTCGTTCTGAcgtcatgaaaacaaacaaaatccagacCCACGACGACGTGAAGCCTAGAAGAATAACACTAGatactttttattctttttcgttcgtgggttgcaactcccacgttcactcgtgtgtacacaagtgggcttttacgggtatgaccgtttttaccccgccatgtaggcagtcatactccgttttcgggggtgtgcatgctgggtatgttcttatttccatagcTCACCGAACGAATTACCCCTTTCCAGCTGTCGAACATAGGCTTCGTCTGGTAAGaagacgccatgacctcgtttttcttcttcGAAATTAACAgcaaagaaatataaattctggacagaacacatacagtgacactaactacattattgatgtGTTTCCTGCAAGTGAATaatctaaagtggacactgaattaaatagaatgaacataaaagaaaatctgAATTGGCCGTTTCACTGAGTTGACGTCAGCCTTGTCTAGCCTAGCCTGTGCAGATCTTGGCAAAATACGTtacaaagcctgacgcgatggcaacgtctccattATCGCGGAATTAAAAGAATTTCATAAATAATCATTGATTTGtaatattgtcttggtgtatagatacacatatgtgttgttgttgtttttcatgtgcaggggtatgttattatgcacaattgtgtatgtattgtttcatgttaaGCGcctagagcccattatatgggtagtttgcgccatataaaatACTTGCGCCTTATaagtactattattatcatttggttCTTATCAACTTGTTTTCCTCCCcgatctactctctctctctctctctctctctctctctctctctctctctctctctctctctctctcttaaaaagaTGAGGGGGGagcatgacattaaaaaaaacaaaaaacaacaacaacacctaaatTACCAAACTCATAAATCGATCATTCACCACCTCATCATTTTCTGCATACACATCAGGGACTCCAAGAATAGCCAAGGAGTCTGTGGAATCTGTGGCTCTGGAGACGGGGCCCTTTGTGGCTGTCCTTTGTCCCACGGTCGTCGCATCATCATCCCAGTCACTCGAGTCCAAAGGTGAATTTTTGAATGGGTCAGATAAGTCGGAAGGAAGAGGAGCATGTGCAGAGTTGTTGGCACTGATCTCAAGGAGATAGTTGAAGTGAAAAATGTTGGCCATGATGATACACAGCATCCCCATGAAGACGAGCCCACAGGCAAAAATGGCCGCCATCATTTTGCGGCGAACAGGATTCGAACCCTGGTCAGTTAGCCAGCCCAgcaaggggagaagggagaaggcagTTGGCCCAGCGACTGCACCAGTCAGGGAAGCCAGCCTCATGGGTAAGCCAAGTGTTTGCAGAATCTGTGTCCGCGTGACAGAGAGTTATAATTGATTGagaaggacagatacacacatttaAAGGTATctgaacgcacgcgcacacgcacacacacacacacacacacatgacacgacaTGTCGTCAAGAAAGGTAATTCTTAGTGTTACTTTCGACAAATGTTGATCTGATTGTGATTTGGGTCTTTGTATAACGACGCATTCCTGCTCTCACTCTGATTCTAATTTCAAATTAATCCTTCTCGATATCACCgtccctctccttcttttttgactcacttgtgtaaacaaagtgagtctatgttttaacccggtgttcggttgtctgtgtgtgtgtgtgtgtgtgtgtgtgtgtgtgtgtgtgtgtgtgtgtgcccatggttaactttaacattgccattttctctgcaaatactttgtcagttgacaccaaatttggcataaaaataggaaaaattcagatctttccagtcatcttgtttaaaacaatattgcacctctgggatgggcaaaaaaataaaataaaaaagaagccaaattatatacaaactgaatgtactgttttatttatattttatatttatctaaacttggcactttgatctgatattctgacacagcaacaagagcagtcatttttataattttttttgttcaaacaggaacttcttttgctgagcatggaagttgtatttctggtgcatgtctttgctgcagattgtaaaaaaaagggggaaaattaatctgtaatgctaggggggttaatttactttaaactgatctttcttataattattaaacattacatttcgaaattatactcaatacataaaaagcttgtgtgtttaactctcagtgtacagggctttcactatgttcatttgcccaagtggtctttttcggacaatactaaaatcaatacgagtggactttatagatctattggctgagccctgaaggtcatgggcaaaaatcaattgcgtacacatatttatacatattcaaagcgcgtgctcatattcctcgcgatcGCGaagaacgccattttgtttcaagttgttggcctacccgttcaatcctataattcaatcgacaatatacgataacatgtgatggaaagttggagaaggagaccgttaaatatttattcagagaaagatttgtgaatgcctcatcacttactggattatgtcccaaactgccataagAATATCAACacaatcagtcggaattcacagtttaaaataataaaccatgagagttaatacccttgatgaaacgtaaaaatttccagtcttgacttttctcaaaatgaagtccttttcacttcatacgacgtttagaagtacttgtacttggctctacatgttattagtttaacaaaatactcaattttcatatcaactttaaaactataaaactagaatgaacataaaagagaaattgaatcaaccgtgtcttacattcccggcgggtgtaactaaacttgtacatctatctagatccagagaaaacggctaaaagttgcagtgtgattgcggcgatagccacgtctcctttaccgcggacttaaaaagaatttttaattgcccttaaagattttttgaatgccaagATACATCAGATTAatttgatttaaacagcgttctcactgcgaataccgcaatcgatttatcgccctttaaaaaaacatgtttaaatgttaaatttgtgaacgtcagttaaggagccacgatagtgtattcggtaaggcagtttcttctcacctgagcacgcggagttcgaatctgccgtcaggactttttttttttttcccctaagctttataataacaaatacagaacacattttaacgattagattttttttttaagtgtatcacaagtgagtcttgagggccttgcctcttgttatttttatttttttccttaatCTTTTTCGATGTCATCGTCcctcccttctttttaatttttattttctaccATCCATCCAATACAAATGTATGCTTTATATACAAGACTATTTCATTTGGAATCAATGCGCAAATGGATATATATTATTCTTTCTATATCACTTTGATTTGGAACGGTCAAAGTTAAAGCAATATAATGCTATAACTTCCATTTGCAGAGAGTATGTTTATATTAGTAAAtatttgtctgaataaaaaaaaaacgttgaaacaaaaacaaaaaaaaacgaatacataaacaaataaagtaTAACATGTCTACTAATGTCAATGTATCTTACTAAATGATGGCAATATATTCATACACATCCACTCATTTTTACGGATGATTAATGTAACTCTCTGAGGAGCAGAAGCCTACAATGGACACAGAGGAACAAATACGGACCGAAACAGTCTTTACTACTGACATGCATTATTAGTAATATACTTACGGGTACAGTGTACAGGTGTTCAAAACCATTACTAGCTTCGCTGCCCAAACAGGCGGCATTCAAGGCCAGTTTCAGTAAGATGCTCATGTTGCGACCTTTGGTATTTGTCTCACGGTTGAGGTCTTTGGTGACATTATCCTGTTCCAGGAACTTGTTTTTGTCTGGGTTCGGTGCCATCTTTCTGTTGTATTGGAGAACAAGTTTGTTAAGTTTGCCTCAATTCAAGCAGGTTTCTGTTGTCTTATTTCTTCCTTTGACCAAATCAGAAAGTTCCAAACAAGTACGGAAGGAATAAACGTACAATAACAAACATCATGTATGTCTATAACTGTAAGCTGTTGAATGAatctttacactttttttttatttgtgtgtacaGACACAATGAGAATGTGTAATAACTGATATGGATGTTCATGTTTATATgtgcgtgtacgtttgtgtgtctgtatgtatgaatgtgggatgcacacacacacacacacacacacacacacacacacacacacacacacacacacacacacacacacacacacacacacacacacacacacacacacacacacacacacacacacacacacacacacacacacacacacacacacacacacatatatatatatatatatatatatagagagagagagagagagagagagagagattccatacATTTAAAGgtgtatgaatgtgcgtgtgGGCAAACTGAATGGAATATCGCTccagaaagaagtaaaaatgatGCGCAAGTCCAAAAACAAACACCCTGAAGAAGACATTCAGATTTGTGGGGAGTAAAAATCATAAATCAGGTGAAGACTTACAGTACAGGAGAAATGAGATATTCTAGTGACACTTGAAAAACTGAATTACCAGGAATATTAATGAGAAGAATAAGTCAAAAAACACATATCTGAATTTGTAAAATCGATTCCAAGAATACGACAGTAAAGacaaaatatattatatatacaaaaaacaaaagagtttTATCAAAATTTATGTGGCGAACGAGAAGTGAATGATATAAAGTTAGAAACGTTTGTCAATATTTCGCCTAAATTAACATAGATTGCAGCAACTAAAAGGTAACTAAAACTGCAATAGCGTTGGAAGAGGCATTATAAGCACTTAAAATATGACAAACAGTGAAAGCCAGCTGaaacagatggaatgacagttgACTTATTCGAAGTTGTCTGGAAATGGCCGGGTGGTTAAGTAGTACGCTCTCTAAACGAAGGGTTTTGATTGAAGAAAAGATGATGATTACACAGAGAAAAGGCATTATACTTTGATTATCAAAAGAGGTAAACCCAAATAATTTAAATTATCAGGAATCTGCATTTCATATCAGTTTACTCAAATGTTTATCAAGAAAAGACAGAAGTATATCACACACATTCCATCATTCattcaaaaagaaaattaaaacatcacccgaaaacggagtatggctgcctatatggcggggtaaaaacgatcatgcacgtaagagcccactcgtgtacatacgagtgaacgtgggagttgcagcccatgaacgaagaggaagaagattaaaaaatagaataaaaggaAATTGTAAACTTTTTCACCTGGAAAAATATTTCTCATCCGAAAtagaggggaaaaaatcaaaatgtCGACAAATTGAAATTAATGGTCTAGGGATATGGCCCAATTGCATTTAAAATTGCTGAACAAATGATAAACATTGTttgcccacgctttctcgcaatccaacactttctctctcactttccgaGTCACCATGGGATTGCGAGAGGGCGTGGTCATTCCCTTGTCATGCTTTCTCTCAGCTGCAAGAAAGCGTGGTGGCATGAGACGCAACTCTATCTCGCAATGTGTGAGGAAGTTTTATTTGAAATAATTTCCTATGTCACTGTGGTTGATTTCCTGTCTTTTTCCCAACACAAATCTcatagaaaaatgagagagagagagagagagagagagagagagagagagagagagagagagagagaagggacaacgacgacgacgatcatgataatgatgatggtgtttgcGAAGACAAAAGCTGTGATGACTGAAACTAAGGCCTGTATGTTATTCTTCACATGAGACGGATTTTTTCAACGCACCGGTCTTAAATTCTACactggaatcaatagcaaacaacgcaTCTTGCCAGTATGTGtgactcaaacagaaatatataatGAATCTTGACCCTTTTGATTTCCTGGCGGAAGTTGGGAGTAACATCGAAATGAAGCAACCTTGATTCACGATGCCATACCCTCGCGTAGGGGGCGTAAAAACGGGACCAAAatcagttttgatgtttgttctgATGCATCATTTTCTGTTAAATTATTCAGATATACAATGTTCCTtcatggagtgacggcctagaggtaacgcgtccgcctaggaagcgagagaatctgagcgcgctggttcgaatcacgtctcagccgccgatattttctccccctccacaagaggtggtggtctggacgctagtcattcggatgagacgataaaccgaggtcccgtgtgcagcatgcacttagcgcacgtaaaagaacccacgacaacaaaagggttgttcctggcaaaattatgtagaaaaatccacttggataggaaaaaaaaaaaactgcacgcaggaaaaaattcaaaaaaatgggtggcgctgtagtatagcgacgcgctctccctggggagagcagcccgaatttcacacagagaaatctgttgtgatggaaaaaaaagaagaaatacaaatacaaatacaaattacaatttCTTCCAAACCACATACCATGCCATCGAGTGtgaacgcgcgtgcgcacgtgtttgCGTGTGAATTCATGTGCTTTTATGTATAGTGTGGGGCCTGTGTTTTCACGCTCCATACGCGAGCGAATAGCTTTGGATaacacctttttttctgtcacttttATGCAGATAGTTGTTTCATTAAAATGATATTCCCATCATCCGTCTGGATATCTGGGTCTAATTCTGGTTTTTAATTCTGTTAGAGTTATATGCATTGCCTTAATTTTGTTGTAATGCTAATGTTGAATTAGAGTTCGGTGTGTAGCAATGATCCGTTTCAAGTGAAATGCACTATAAAAAAAATCCCGGTTTTAGTGATGTCTTCTTTAATGCAATTATCTTCATGATTTCGTTGTCttcgtcctcctctttctctctcttttctttcctctcgtttttctccaagatttGTGTCAGGAAAATACAAGAAACCCACCCCTGTGACGAAAGAAATGTTTTTGATTAGATCAAGGGCGACGTCCCACGCTTTCTCATGCTTTCTCGTAAAGCGAGATAAGTTATGGTGCTGCGAGGCAGTGTTGGCTAAGAGCGTTTTAAGA includes:
- the LOC143298931 gene encoding uncharacterized protein LOC143298931, whose amino-acid sequence is MAPNPDKNKFLEQDNVTKDLNRETNTKGRNMSILLKLALNAACLGSEASNGFEHLYTVPILQTLGLPMRLASLTGAVAGPTAFSLLPLLGWLTDQGSNPVRRKMMAAIFACGLVFMGMLCIIMANIFHFNYLLEISANNSAHAPLPSDLSDPFKNSPLDSSDWDDDATTVGQRTATKGPVSRATDSTDSLAILGVPDVYAENDEIPFKAGLGLLGFILLDIGFDASSSCVKSFVLTCGPRSEHSSLLIIGLVIASAGGVSTTSLALVDFGSMFGLSYIEGARLTIQSTVQAVVVTIFTIVGLSISLLTVHRMLKLHSSSAEDAVVIPKPQNSLVHEAKPHHEETLSRSVILDALENSFRSLGAGSIHFDQSMAIRGEHQRSQSLDHRIYHRSTERTPLLEDERGVMEESEQERSWIASASVSYERTDSLSSIPDHLEARTTTMKDVPERRESKQTLEDTPELAVPEIQSRCCERGFKTKVFLIFLTTYFSFSVITMIALTSSDFVGKAIYGGDPAALPGSQSLISYQEGVRMSSIGFFIHYIFFFIGSIFQSRVLALIGYRAEFAIVHLVILALITATSVTERLEVYFLMTVAAGFHRAVIYSVPYAVANDLFQSKAAETENGKSHVGLAMSMIVAAAPLSYCTLFSWVGSLEELTGVVAVPFWVACVNTFLATCMFLAVGKV